One window from the genome of Oryctolagus cuniculus chromosome 1, mOryCun1.1, whole genome shotgun sequence encodes:
- the NRGN gene encoding neurogranin, translating to MDCCTESACSKPDDDILDIPLDDPGANAAAAKIQASFRGHMARKKIKSGERGRKGPGPGGPGGAGGARGGAGGGSSGD from the exons ATGGACTGCTGCACC gagagCGCCTGTTCCAAGCCAGACGACGACATCCTAGACATTCCGCTGGACGACCCCGGGGCCAACGCGGCCGCTGCCAAAATCCAGGCGAGTTTCCGGGGCCACATGGCGAGGAAGAAGATAAAGAGCGGAGAGCGCGGCCGGAAGGGCCCGGGCCCCGGGGGGCCGGGCGGAGCCGGGGGCGCCCGGGGAGGCGCGGGCGGCGGCTCCAGCGGAGACTAG
- the VSIG2 gene encoding V-set and immunoglobulin domain-containing protein 2 encodes MAGLPGPFLCGALLGFACLSAPGLAVEVKVPAEPLSAPVGHTAELTCSYSTSVGDNFALEWSFVQPGKPISESHPILYFTSGHLYPTGSKAERASLLQNPPTGGVATLKLTKVRASDTGTYLCQVNNPPDFYTNGLGLINLTVLVPPSRPLCSQSGRTSVGGSAALKCTSSEGAPKPVYNWVHLGSSPTPPPGSAVQDEVSGQLILTNLSMSSSGTYRCVATNQMGSASCELTLTVTDSSSGRVAGTLIGVLLGILLLSVAVFCLLRFQKERRKKPKETYGGNDLRVDAVAPGISEQTSLPADASTGLLERSPSASTVTTTKSRLPMLV; translated from the exons ATGGCTGGGCTCCCGGGGCCTTTCCTCTGTGGGGCCCTGCTGGGCTTCGCATGCCTAAGtg CCCCGGGGCTAGCAGTGGAGGTGAAGGTGCCAGCTGAGCCTCTGAGCGCGCCCGTGGGCCACACTGCCGAGCTGACCTGCAGCTACAGCACGTCCGTGGGAGACAACTTCGCCCTGGAGTGGAGCTTCGTGCAGCCGGGGAAGCCCATCTCGGAGTCTCATCCC ATCCTCTACTTCACCAGTGGCCATCTGTATCCCACCGGTTCTAAGGCCGAGCGGGCCAGCCTGCTCCAGAACCCCCCCACAGGAGGCGTGGCCACCCTGAAACTGACGAAGGTCCGGGCCTCGGACACCGGGACCTACCTCTGCCAAGTTAACAACCCGCCAGATTTCTACACCAATGGGTTGGGGCTGATCAACCTTACTGTGCTAG TGCCCCCCAGTAGACCCCTATGCAGCCAGAGCGGGCGGACCTCTGTGGGAGGCTCTGCGGCCCTGAAATGCACCTCTTCCGAGGGAGCTCCCAAGCCAGTGTACAATTGGGTGCACCTTGGATCTTCTCCGACACCGCCTCCTGGAAGTGCGGTTCAAG ATGAAGTGTCTGGCCAGCTCATTCTCACCAATCTCTCCATGAGCTCCTCCGGCACCTACCGCTGTGTGGCCACCAACCAGATGGGCAGTGCGTCTTGTGAGCTGACCCTCACTGTGACCG ACTCCTCCAGTGGTCGAGTGGCCGGGACTCTGATTGGGGTGCTCCTGGGAATTCTGCTGCTGTCGGTTGCTGTATTTTGTCTGCTCAGGTtccagaaagagaggaggaagaagcccAAGGAGACATATGGGGGCAATGACCTTCG GGTGGATGCCGTTGCCCCTGGGATTTCTGAGCAAACTTCTCTGCCAGCGGATGCTAGTACAGGGCTCCTGGAGAGGTCCCCGTCTGCCAGCACTGTGACGACCACCAAGTCCAGGCTCCCCATGTTGGTCTGA
- the ESAM gene encoding endothelial cell-selective adhesion molecule → MVSPLGSPSTSLLWVVFLGLSTLATPSRAQLELHVPAGLVRVLATEGGEVVLPAWYTLQGEVASAQPWETPLVIWFLEQKGEDLKQVLAYINGVLSGKPEASLVYTMPSRNVSMRLKDLREKDSGFYRCSVNIQDSSGTNRGHSSKTLELNVLVPPAPPSCHLLGVPRVGANVTLMCQSPRSKPTAQYQWEGPPPSSKIFFAPVADVIRGSLRLTNLSTSMSGVYICTAHNAVGSAQCNVTLEVSTGPGAAVVAGAVVGTLVGFVLLAGLILLYQRRGKALEEPANDIKEDAVAPRTLTWPKGSDTISKNGTLSSVTSARALQPPHSPSRPAALTPTPSLSSQALSSPRLPRTDGAPPQPVSSSPGGVSSSALSRMGAVPVMVPAQSQAWSLV, encoded by the exons ATGGTTTCTCCGCTCGGGTCTCCCTCTACCAGCTTGCTGTGGGTTGTGTTCCTGGGGCTGAGTACCCTCG CGACCCCCTCGCGGGCCCAACTGGAGCTGCACGTGCCCGCCGGCCTCGTCAGAGTGCTAGCTACGGAGGGAGGCGAAGTGGTGCTCCCAGCGTGGTACACTCTGCAAGGGGAGGTGGCCTCTGCCCAGCCGTGGGAGACGCCTCTCGTGATATGGTTCCTGGAACAGAAAGGAGAGGATCTGAAGCAG GTGTTGGCCTACATCAATGGGGTCCTGTCAGGCAAACCTGAAGCCTCCCTGGTCTACACCATGCCCTCCCGGAACGTGTCCATGCGGCTGAAGGACCTCCGGGAGAAGGACTCGGGCTTTTACCGCTGTTCTGTGAATATTCAAGACAGTTCCGGCACCAACAGGGGCCACAGCAGTAAAACGCTAGAACTCAATGTGCTGG TGCCTCCAGCCCCTCcgtcctgccacctgctgggtgTGCCCCGCGTGGGGGCCAATGTGACCTTGATGTGCCAGTCCCCAAGGAGCAAGCCCACGGCCCAGTACCAGTGGGAGGGGCCACCACCATCCTCCAAGATTTTCTTTGCACCAGTTGCAG ATGTCATCCGCGGGTCTTTAAGGCTCACCAACCTTTCCACGTCCATGTCTGGAGTCTACATCTGCACAGCCCACAACGCGGTGGGCAGTGCCCAGTGCAACGTGACGCTGGAAGTGAGCACAG GGCCCGGTGCTGCTGTGGTTGCTGGAGCTGTTGTAGGCACCCTGGTAGGGTTTGTGCTGCTGGCTGGGCTGATCCTCTTGTACCAGCGCAGGGGCAAGGCTCTGGAGGAGCCGGCCAATGATATCAA GGAGGATGCGGTTGCTCCCCGGACCCTCACCTGGCCCAAGGGCTCAGACACAATCTCCAAGAATGGGACCCTGTCCTCCGTAACATCAGCACGAGCTCTCCAGCCACCACACAGCCCTTCCAGGCCTGCTGCTTTGACCCCTACGCCCAGTCTTTCCAGCCAGGCCCTGTCCTCACCCCGGCTGCCCAGAACAGACGGGGCACCCCCTCAGCCCGTATCCTCCAGCCCTGGTGGGGTTTCTTCTTCTGCCCTGAGCCGCATGGGTGCTGTGCCTGTGATGGTGCCTGCCCAGAGTCAGGCTTGGTCTCTGGTGTGA